One Prevotella intermedia ATCC 25611 = DSM 20706 DNA window includes the following coding sequences:
- the mreC gene encoding rod shape-determining protein MreC: MNNLTEFLAKYKHWFLFVLLEIASLVLLFRFNNYQGSVWFTSANIVAGKVYELSSSVTSYFSMGKLNRELTERNVQLERQVKELSEQLYEKTRDPKFAQKGQYRFLSDFKLINAKVVSNSLDKEENFITIDKGSWDGVRKDMGVACGNGIVGVVYLVGTHYSIVLPVLNSKSNISCSIQGRSYFGYLRWAGGAKNIAYLDDIPRHAKFKLGDRIITSGYSAIFPAGILVGKIKHVYNSEDGLSFRLAVQLSTDFGNLRDVCVIDDATVREKKKVMDAAKDSIKHLNTDFSETN, translated from the coding sequence ATGAACAACCTAACTGAATTTCTTGCCAAATATAAACATTGGTTTCTTTTTGTTTTGCTGGAAATAGCCAGTTTGGTGCTTTTGTTCCGCTTCAACAACTACCAAGGTAGTGTGTGGTTTACCTCTGCCAATATAGTGGCAGGCAAGGTTTACGAACTAAGCTCTTCAGTTACATCTTACTTCTCAATGGGTAAGCTAAATCGTGAATTGACGGAACGAAATGTGCAGTTGGAACGACAAGTAAAAGAACTTTCAGAGCAACTTTACGAAAAAACGCGCGACCCTAAGTTTGCGCAAAAAGGACAATACAGGTTTCTTTCTGATTTTAAACTCATAAACGCAAAGGTTGTATCTAATTCGCTTGATAAGGAAGAGAATTTCATAACCATCGACAAAGGGTCGTGGGACGGAGTTCGAAAGGATATGGGCGTGGCTTGTGGCAATGGCATTGTTGGAGTGGTTTATCTTGTCGGAACGCATTATTCCATAGTCTTGCCAGTCTTAAACTCTAAGTCAAACATCAGCTGTTCTATACAAGGAAGAAGCTATTTCGGCTATTTGCGATGGGCGGGAGGCGCAAAAAACATTGCTTACTTAGATGATATCCCACGCCATGCAAAGTTTAAGTTAGGCGATAGGATTATTACAAGTGGCTATTCTGCAATCTTCCCTGCTGGTATTTTAGTAGGTAAGATAAAGCACGTTTATAACTCTGAAGATGGACTTTCGTTCCGTTTGGCAGTGCAATTGTCTACCGATTTTGGCAATTTGCGCGATGTATGTGTCATCGACGATGCCACGGTGAGAGAGAAAAAGAAGGTGATGGATGCTGCGAAAGATTCGATAAAGCATCTTAATACTGATTTTAGCGAAACAAATTAA
- the mreD gene encoding rod shape-determining protein MreD, producing the protein MSIDFVKTLGWFVVLVLAQVFVLNYIHLFGFATPLPYIYFIFLFRRNYPQWAIILWGFLMGLVIDTFSNTPGVSSASLTLIAAIQPYMLRPFISRDSAEDLKPGIATLGYGQYIWYSIILTLIYCTIFFTLEMFSFFNILVWLQCVGGSALLSLFFVLVIEHVRSRA; encoded by the coding sequence ATGAGCATAGATTTTGTAAAGACTTTGGGTTGGTTTGTAGTTTTAGTACTTGCGCAAGTATTTGTACTGAACTACATTCATTTGTTTGGTTTTGCAACACCATTGCCTTATATCTATTTCATCTTTCTTTTCAGAAGAAACTATCCTCAATGGGCAATTATTCTGTGGGGTTTTCTTATGGGTTTGGTGATAGATACCTTCTCTAACACGCCCGGAGTGTCGTCAGCTTCACTCACTTTGATTGCAGCTATACAACCTTATATGTTGCGCCCATTTATATCACGCGATAGTGCTGAAGACCTGAAACCAGGGATAGCAACACTTGGTTATGGTCAATACATTTGGTATAGCATAATTTTGACTCTTATTTATTGCACCATATTCTTTACATTGGAGATGTTTAGCTTCTTCAATATCCTTGTTTGGTTGCAGTGTGTTGGCGGTAGTGCCTTGCTTTCTTTATTCTTTGTATTGGTAATTGAGCATGTTAGGAGTCGCGCATGA
- the mrdA gene encoding penicillin-binding protein 2 — translation MKNFDFEKRRLVLSGVAVAIITVYLIRLFALQIASDDYRKRADSNAFLKKIEFPSRGIITDRKGKLLVYNQPAYDIMVVMNEEKGRLDTLEFCKALNITKEFFVQRMADIKDRTKNPGYSRFTQQLFISQLSDKEFSSFQEKLYRFPGFYIQKRSIRQYHRTIAGHVLGDVAEVSQSDVEEDEYYQPGDYIGKMGIEREYEKSLRGQKGVQILLRDAHGRIKGRYKEGQYDQKPKAGKDLQLGIDADLQALGERLMEGKLGAIVAIEPKTGQILAMVSSPTFAPREMIGKMRGKNQQRMTLDPAKPLLNRAIMGQYPPGSTFKTSQAITYYSEGIINDSTRFPCPHGFSFKGLHVGCHGHASPISIVPALSTSCNAYFCWGLYYMLSNRKKYKTLDDAMNRWRDYMVSMGFGYKLGIDLPGEKRGLIPNAEFYNNAFDRWNPLSVISISIGQGEINLTPLQIANLGAIIANRGYYYTPHVVRKIQGERLDKKYLEKHKVMGTPRSFNEVVAGMVSSARGGTCAHAVHPGYTLAGKTGTAQNRGKDHSVFMGFAPVESPKIAIAVYVENGGFGAVYGVPIGSLMMEQYINGKLTPGDEAQAASIQKRHISYPFRQKLSIGDSLRLDSIKRVNQIKDSLRLVREKQNMEAKQREQELKEARDAKEKEKNQQPLNDPIIRMEDEVKIRTEKDEKDKDKTNKGKKKDRESR, via the coding sequence ATGAAGAACTTTGACTTTGAGAAACGCCGTTTGGTGCTTAGCGGAGTGGCGGTTGCAATCATTACTGTTTACTTGATACGCCTGTTTGCGCTTCAAATAGCAAGCGACGACTATCGGAAACGTGCCGATTCTAACGCTTTTTTAAAGAAAATAGAGTTTCCTTCGCGTGGTATTATTACCGACAGAAAGGGGAAACTACTCGTTTATAACCAGCCTGCGTATGACATAATGGTGGTGATGAATGAAGAAAAAGGGCGTCTTGATACCTTGGAATTTTGCAAGGCTTTAAATATTACAAAAGAATTCTTTGTTCAACGTATGGCTGATATAAAGGACAGAACAAAGAACCCTGGCTATTCTCGATTTACTCAACAGCTGTTTATAAGTCAGTTGAGTGATAAAGAGTTTAGTTCCTTTCAAGAAAAGTTGTATCGTTTTCCTGGTTTTTATATCCAAAAGCGTAGCATTCGTCAGTACCATAGAACGATTGCAGGACACGTTTTGGGCGATGTGGCAGAGGTAAGTCAAAGCGATGTAGAGGAAGATGAGTATTATCAGCCAGGCGACTACATCGGCAAGATGGGCATTGAACGTGAATATGAGAAGTCTTTACGTGGGCAAAAAGGAGTGCAAATTCTGCTTCGCGATGCCCATGGGCGTATCAAAGGAAGGTATAAAGAAGGGCAATACGACCAAAAGCCCAAAGCTGGAAAGGACTTGCAGTTAGGAATAGATGCCGATTTACAAGCACTTGGAGAACGTTTGATGGAAGGAAAACTGGGTGCCATTGTAGCCATTGAGCCAAAGACAGGGCAAATTCTGGCAATGGTTTCCTCGCCAACATTCGCCCCTCGTGAAATGATTGGCAAGATGAGAGGTAAGAATCAACAGCGAATGACCCTCGACCCTGCAAAGCCATTGCTTAATCGTGCCATTATGGGACAATATCCTCCAGGATCTACATTCAAGACAAGTCAAGCCATTACGTATTATAGTGAAGGTATCATAAACGATTCTACGCGTTTCCCTTGTCCACATGGATTTTCCTTCAAAGGACTGCATGTAGGTTGCCACGGACACGCATCTCCTATTTCTATTGTGCCTGCATTGAGTACTTCTTGTAATGCTTATTTCTGTTGGGGACTGTATTATATGTTGTCGAACAGAAAGAAATACAAAACGCTTGACGATGCAATGAACCGCTGGCGCGACTATATGGTTTCAATGGGATTTGGCTATAAGTTAGGAATTGACCTACCCGGAGAGAAGCGTGGACTTATTCCGAATGCAGAGTTTTACAACAATGCCTTTGACAGATGGAACCCATTATCGGTTATTTCCATTTCGATAGGGCAGGGCGAAATAAACCTGACGCCGTTACAGATAGCCAATCTTGGGGCTATCATAGCCAATCGTGGTTATTACTATACGCCACATGTTGTACGAAAGATACAAGGAGAGCGGTTAGACAAGAAGTATTTGGAAAAGCATAAGGTAATGGGAACGCCTCGTTCGTTTAATGAAGTAGTGGCAGGTATGGTGTCTTCGGCACGTGGAGGTACTTGTGCCCATGCCGTTCACCCTGGCTATACACTTGCTGGTAAGACGGGTACGGCACAAAACCGTGGTAAAGACCACTCGGTGTTTATGGGCTTTGCACCTGTGGAATCGCCTAAGATTGCCATTGCCGTGTATGTGGAAAATGGCGGTTTCGGTGCTGTTTACGGTGTGCCAATAGGCTCGTTAATGATGGAGCAATATATCAATGGCAAGCTGACGCCTGGCGATGAAGCCCAGGCCGCATCAATACAGAAACGCCATATCAGTTATCCTTTCAGGCAAAAGTTGAGCATAGGTGATTCGTTACGCTTAGATTCGATAAAGCGTGTAAACCAAATAAAAGACTCTTTGCGCCTTGTTCGTGAGAAACAGAATATGGAAGCCAAGCAACGTGAACAAGAATTAAAAGAAGCACGAGATGCGAAAGAGAAAGAAAAAAATCAGCAGCCGTTGAACGACCCTATCATAAGAATGGAAGATGAAGTGAAGATAAGAACCGAAAAGGACGAAAAAGATAAGGACAAAACCAATAAGGGAAAGAAGAAAGACAGAGAAAGTCGTTAG
- the rodA gene encoding rod shape-determining protein RodA, protein MASNYKSNKQSGVLRSLDWWTIGIYLALLSFGWVSVCGASYTYGDTDILSLSSRSGMQIVWIGTSICLGFVLLMMDDRIYDTFAYVIYALLLLLLFATIFNPHTIKGSRSWLVLGPLRLQPAEFAKFATALAIAKFMSAYGFTISNWKHLIAAAGIIVLPMLCIVGQRETGSALVYLSFFLMFYREGMPGSFLFTGVAMVLYFVVGVKYDNVLLWDTPTSVGKFSVLLLVQLFSAGMVWTYLHEKIKTQKILLFSLGITLFCFLFSKFVIPFDIVWIQLVISAGLIGYLVYNAMSTRIIHYFFIALFAVGSIAFFYSADYVLNDVMQPHQRVRINVLLGLEEDLAGAGYNVHQSEIAIGSGGLQGKGFLNGTQTKLNFVPEQDTDFIFCTVGEEEGFLGSAAVLLLFLALILRLMYISERQPFKFGRVYGYCVASIFLFHVFINVGMVLGLTPVIGIPLPFFSYGGSSLWGFTLLLFIFLRIDAGRNLIRQ, encoded by the coding sequence GTGGCAAGTAATTATAAATCGAACAAACAGTCAGGTGTGCTTCGTTCATTAGATTGGTGGACGATAGGCATTTATTTGGCATTGCTTTCTTTTGGCTGGGTAAGTGTCTGTGGTGCGAGTTATACTTATGGCGATACCGATATTCTATCGTTGTCATCGCGTTCTGGTATGCAAATCGTTTGGATAGGCACTTCCATTTGTCTTGGTTTTGTGTTGTTAATGATGGACGACCGCATTTACGACACGTTCGCTTATGTCATTTACGCATTGCTGCTGCTGCTGTTATTTGCCACAATCTTTAATCCCCACACCATAAAAGGGTCGCGTTCGTGGCTCGTTTTAGGTCCTTTACGTTTGCAACCCGCCGAGTTCGCTAAGTTTGCAACGGCTTTGGCAATAGCCAAGTTTATGTCGGCATACGGCTTTACCATTTCCAATTGGAAACACCTGATAGCTGCTGCGGGTATTATCGTATTGCCCATGTTGTGCATCGTGGGGCAACGCGAAACGGGTTCGGCACTTGTTTACCTATCATTCTTCCTGATGTTTTATAGGGAAGGTATGCCTGGCTCCTTCCTTTTCACGGGCGTAGCAATGGTTTTGTATTTCGTTGTAGGCGTTAAGTACGACAATGTGCTGCTTTGGGACACTCCCACATCGGTAGGAAAGTTCAGCGTACTTCTGTTGGTGCAGCTGTTTAGTGCAGGAATGGTGTGGACGTATTTGCACGAAAAGATAAAAACGCAGAAGATATTGCTGTTCTCTCTTGGTATTACTCTGTTTTGTTTCTTATTCTCCAAGTTTGTAATACCTTTCGATATTGTCTGGATTCAGCTCGTTATTTCAGCAGGCTTGATAGGCTATTTGGTCTATAATGCTATGAGTACCCGCATTATCCACTACTTTTTCATCGCCCTGTTTGCTGTTGGTTCGATAGCATTCTTCTATTCTGCCGACTATGTTTTGAACGATGTTATGCAACCACACCAACGTGTGCGCATCAATGTGCTGTTAGGATTGGAGGAAGACCTTGCAGGCGCAGGCTACAATGTGCACCAGAGCGAGATTGCCATTGGTTCGGGCGGATTGCAGGGAAAAGGCTTTTTGAATGGGACACAAACAAAGCTTAACTTTGTGCCAGAGCAAGATACCGACTTTATTTTCTGTACGGTAGGCGAGGAGGAAGGCTTCCTTGGTTCGGCAGCTGTGCTCTTACTGTTTTTAGCTCTGATACTTCGCTTGATGTATATATCCGAGCGGCAGCCCTTCAAGTTTGGGCGAGTCTATGGCTATTGCGTTGCAAGCATTTTCCTTTTCCACGTCTTCATCAATGTAGGTATGGTGCTTGGCTTGACGCCCGTTATCGGTATTCCGCTGCCATTCTTTAGTTATGGTGGCTCTTCTCTATGGGGTTTCACACTGCTGCTATTTATTTTCTTGCGCATAGACGCAGGGCGAAACCTGATAAGACAGTAA